In Anolis sagrei isolate rAnoSag1 chromosome 5, rAnoSag1.mat, whole genome shotgun sequence, the DNA window TTCATCATAATTGCTGAGGTCAAGATTAATGGTTCTGCTGAACTCCAGAACATTACACCATTGGTCCTTGTTGATCACCTTGTACTTAGATTGCTGCTTAAAAAAACAGGGAGAGTTACTGAAAGCAGGACTGTCCAATGATTAAGATTATATTCTTTGGATATATGAATAAAGATtgaaaactgctttttaaaaaacagcttgcTGCTCAAGGCACCCATAGAAGCCAATATTAGAACTATGATAAGCAGATAGAAGTTACTAAAAACTAAATACTTCAATTgcaacatttgggggggggggagagaaacaggATCTACTATCTTAAAAAGTATGTGCAATATAGTGTGATCAGTTCTGATTAAAaggataattgggggggggggtcattgagATAAAATTACAATTCTtgaattacatttaaaatgttcAACTTGTTAGTATTAAGATTATCAGTGGATACGAAGGATAATCTGTTGAATATGAAAAATACTGAAAGAAACATGGATAAATAATAGAATTTTTGGAGGAAATTTAATATGAATTAAGAATATTTAATATGAAAGGGAAATATAACAAGATATTATAAAAAATAAAGGTATAGAtttacccttgacattaagtctagtcatgtctgactctggggagtggtgctcatctccatttctaagctgtattgccgacattgtctgtagacacctccaaggtcatgtggccagcatatctgtatggagcactgttaccttcctgctgaagcagtacctattgatctactcacatttgcatgtttttgaactgctaggttggcagaagctggagttaacaacaggagctcaccccgctccccagattcaaactgccgaccttttggtcagcaggttcagcagctcagcggtttaacccgctgcaccaccgggggctccttacaagATATTATACTGGGGTAAAATTGTTGAGATACAGTAAGTTCAAATCAATctagataaaaaggaaaaattgggaaaaactaaaatagaaaataaaaactgAAATTATAAGAATTGAATTGTAGTAAAACGTTTAAATTTGGTTGTATTAATATCACTTGTGAGTAGGTCTGTTTGTATTTAGCAGACGTTAATCAAATAGAATAGAAGTACATTATAACATCTTGATAGATGCTTTGGCCTGAAAGGGGAGAAGTCAACCGTGTTCTTTAAGTCTTTTacatcttttattttttttatctgcaTTTTCAAAGGTTGGGGCTATAAGGGTGGGGAGGGGAATTTTGAATgttgtgtctttttaaaaaccctttttaaaaaggaattcttATACTAGAGCAAGAGAGAGCAAAGGGTGGTCCTCCAGTTGATCTCAGATTGCGGTTTTCAACAATCCAAGTCACCATAACCTATCTTCACAACCAGTAATTGCAATCCAACATCCTTTTGTCCAACTCTATACTTGGAAGTAGGCAGAGTCAACAACAAATAATTTACAAAAACTTGTGGCTATGAGAATTTGGaagtatatttttttaaaaattcacttaTCATATCAGTATTTACACTTATTTACTTTTTGTTTTCAAAGAGAATtcaaagcaggcagcaactgtaatggccatgttacaaagagtgcaccttttgcttttggtcagcaatttttatttttattttctttttggttttgggtttaaaaatggaggtgagcattagattcaatgatgcgttagacttgagtaaatatgggtaaTTTACATGCCTAAAATAACTTAAATTTCATTGACAGCAGCTTCTGTTCTTTCTGATGTTATTAATGCTATTATCAACAGCACATCCAATCAAGTAAAATGTGGCATATAACATGTTTGTGTAagtttatttacaaatatttaaTGAAAATATTCAAACTGGGCAATAACCTTTTCACTCACTACTAAATTCTCAAGTTCAGTTTCTGGTGTTCTTCCCCcaagaatttaaaaatatataaaaagtttATTTACGGTTACCTCTAGAAACTGGTGAAAAACTGGAAAAAGAGGCCACGTTTTTCCTAAAAGAAGTCCTAACATACACTTGGCAGTATTTATATCTAGGCTTCGTTGGTCCTTTTCCTGTTACAATGAAAAAAAAGGGGATTATTTGGAATATTCCTCATTTGGACCAATATCCAAGACATCTTATTCTTCACAAGACAAAATGTATGACCTATAGCTGGGCATCCTGTTGGAAACTTACAACTTATGATCATGCAGTTTAGAACCACATGGTTGTGCAATGAGTCCAGTATTGTCATACTCGCACCATCAGGATCACTGCACCAGTAGATGAAGCAGCACAGCTATTATGCAAATGGTTGTGATTTGTATCAGTACTGGACTTCATTTACTAAGGCTGCATTTCTGCATTAACACCAAAAGGAGGGAGCAATAGCTTCCAACAGAGCCAAAAGGCATTGGTAACCCAGAAATAACAAAATCCATACAGAAGTCAAACAAGAACCTCATAAAATGAGCACAAAAACAACATTAGTGTGTAAATGACTCACCTGAGTTACTAGACAGATTAGCAactagtgttccctcgctacttgcaGGTAGCTTTTCTGTGAGTTTTTGTGGTACTCGTTCTGCACATGCGTAGTACACCTGCCATTGGTCCACAGCCCTGCCAGCGGTTGTCAATCCCAGCTTGTTTACCCTCCCGGGCAGCCAATGAGGCTCAGAGGTGAGGCCGCCTCCCAGTTTATGAGGccgcctcccagtttatgaatggttgccattgcccagagcagcgttctaatcccgcctcctggcaacaatggagtgtggaaaggggtttcactacctcactacctctgaggatgcttgccatagatacaggtgaaacgtcatgagaatgcctctagaacatggccacataacccaaaaaaacccacaacaacccagtgattccggccatgaaagccttcgacaatacaatttacaTACTGTTTTGAAGAACATTTTCATTCataaaaaagggagagaggagatacaaagcagtatgaaAATTACAGCCTGATAgtcccttccttatagctagcaaaaaaaaaagtgtgtatatacacacacacacacatacatacagcatccctattttgcagattttcacttttcgcggatggtcctggaacttaacacccatgataagtgaggaaaTACTGTATATCTAATTGGAGGAAAATACAAAAACACAAGGGGAATTCTTCCACCTTGGAGAACATTTGATGTTAATTTGGAATAATTAACATCAATACgtaattttttttcctccctaTGAAAGCAATTGAAAGAGAAGTGAGGAAAAGAGGCTGAAAAGAATCTGAATCTCAGGCTACTCACCCGTGCGAAGTCAAAAGCATATCTGTAAATAAGTTTAAAATTTGTAGGTTCATTTAATAAGGATCTCAAATAATCCAAAGAATTTCTTAGCTTCTCTGTGGTATCACATCtgccaaattaaaaacaatacatccatttaaaattcagaattttattgattttataacCATCATACATTTTTTTGGGATTTTATATGCTGGCTTTCCAGAAAGCTTAAAGATTTAGAGCAAAAACATTGTATGAATTAACCATGCTGTACATACTAATCAAAAAATTAGAAGACCTACAAAAAATTGTACAATTCACAGAGATTCAGGCAAAGGAGCTATAGGCATGGGGGGCAGGCGGGCAGAGAATCAGGCATACAAAGTATACTGGAAATTATTAAATCAAAATATGCAGAAATTTCAGTTCTTGCAGAGAGTGGAATTAaaatttgtaagataataatgCATCATTGCCGAATCTACTTCACTTCTGATGATTACGATAATACTTACTGCAGAGATGTCATTccttttagccattcttgtaatgTAAAGTAACCCATATTCTGAGCATCCAGCTTCCAAGCTAACACAAGCATAACTacctaatttaaaagaaaaaaaatattacaatagtTGAAGACTTTACTCTCTAGAACATAAACCTCGGTTTATATTCAGAAGCATTAATCACCACTCCTCATGACTCTAAGTACCTTGACAGCGGTCTTTTTCACTCCTACTTTCATGGACAAAGAAATGTAGGAGGAAACAGCTGAGATGCATAGACAAGAGATTTCTGTCAAAACATCTCAAAACCTtcaatgaagagagaggggagttACAGAATGCATTCCTTGCCTTGTTGGCCTAGGCCTTTGTTTTTGATGAAGAGTAAAAGTTAAACGTACGTTTTCTGGTTCAACTCCAATATCCTCACAGAATTTCTCCATTCCTTCAGGACCCACAATATCATCTGTTCCTAGAAGCAAATGAGATTGTGTTACTTTACTTTCACTTCAGAAGTCactgttaatatttacaaaaagtccaaaatatctgagtTGTTCATACACTGCATTCTCACAAATACATAATTGTCTAAACAGTGTGGTATGTGTAAAAAGGACCTCCGCCAATGGTAAAGAAGCTGCCACCAAATGGTAAAGAGACGCTACCAattagtgaggaagcgcctaggtttaggagagaggagccactgatttgtaaaaggctctggtattaaaggctctgtttgtgttgtgaggtaattttggtagagtgggtacaccgaacgtagaattaatggagatgaggcagtttttaaaaaccaaagagaacaagtttatttttaaacaaagcgtatggttgcagtatgaagatgttaagcttggcaaatacttgatggttacatgtaacttggttgcgatacaattcagactttcgatgttacaacttatgaactcttgctgtggtgaagcactttattaaccagtgttccctgcagtgaatagtctctctgtttgatctatcctagatcaaactacagatccctaGTCTTTTTCCGACTAACGATCTTAGccagcctctgttagttctttctaactaaagcaactaaccaggttttccccttcagcttcctagctgaagaaatctctactattcacgaacactaaaccctgactcttcacttcttcactcctcagagtctaaaacctgACTCTGCTTCTCTCTCAGAATCTCCagcctgactctgctgctctctcagagtcttcccCCCtaactctgctgctctctcagagtctcccgcctgactgactctaactgtcacttttcaaaaccttcactctctaagctcctcccacctcctcttctgcctcgtttccatggtaacacatttctcacagctaggccgctccagccttagggcaaccgatgcaaacataaatacagttataagcatattattataaacacttctgtacatatGCATAGGGCAGCAGACTCCAGGGTCAAATGCTTCTGTTCAGCCTGTCCCTCTATGGAATTTCACCTTAATGGCACACATCCATGCATCTTGTAAAATGCAGAAGCTCAGAGGTTTCAACTGCTTGTTAAATTAAAATGTTGAAAGCCTATCTCTCCCACAACTGTGCTTAAATTATAATAAAGCTCAGTTTCTTTTATCTTTGTAGATTTAAAGCTATTCTTCAATCAATTAACAGAATCTGCTATTCAAATATTAAATATGAAGCAATTAAAACATGATTTAGGGCATAATTTAGAGCAATTAGAAcatgatttcaacagaaaggaggaaaccatgaaaatgaacaaaatctggctaccagtattaaaaaaaacctctaaaatcaaaacagtaaataaagaacaacactcaaaaacagcagaattccaaacaagaaacaaccaaggccagctaatcacttcccaacaaaggattcccccaggcagtatgcagccagaccttgaagctgcaaggtcattacatgtaaatcaaggtggccaattgcaatattcacacctgcctcaaacagacaagagttctttctcccatcctggactttccacagatatataaaccccgcttgcctagtttccaacagacaccacaacttctgaggatgcctgccataggtgaaatgtcaagggagaatgcttctggaacatggccatacagctaagaaaactcacagcaacccagtgatttaggTCTATAAGCTACTGTGCCATTTGGCGAATCACAATTTTCATaaatgcaaattttaaaaaacaacatttaaGAATTTTCAGTACAAAAAATAAATTTACATTTTGGGGAATActaaggcaatgacaaacccctTCTgagcaaattttgccaagaaaacctcaataAGGTTGCCATATGTAGGAAATAACTTGATGTCACTCAGCAACAAAAGGCAATGGATGATGGCTTGAGCGATGGACTAGAGTCCTGCAAGAGTAGGAATCAAATCTCTCCTCAGTCAAGAAATCCCATTGGGATATCTTGGGCATGTTATACTCTTTCATTctctgaggaaggcaatgatAAACCTGCTCTGAAGagattttgtcaagaaaacctcatgatagggtcAGCGTAAGAATGGCCTTGGGAtacatgataacaacaacaaaaaattcagAATTTGTCAATTTATTATTTCAGTGATTTGCACGCTTCATTATGCAAATTGATGTGTGCATGCATTGATATGTGTGATTATTTTCTCTTAAAATGTGAGAATTATCTGTTTGATCATGAGTAAACAAAGCACATATCTGCTTACCCGCATATTCATAGAACCATTCTAAGCATCTCTTGCTTAGAAACATGTCATCTTCTGTCTTTATTCTAGCAGAATCATATTTTCTGTACATACTAGTGATGAAGAGACAGAAAACAACAATCCTGTATTAGACACATAACCATTATGAGGTTGTTATTATATGTCACTGAAACTGATCCACCAAAATCCACCTTAAAATCCAGCCAACTGCAGACCTATAGCACTGGCAAGAAGAGCTCTGAAGAATGCATCCAGCCCCATCCTGCTATCAACTTTTTTTTATCGGGTCAAAAGTGAATTGAAAATatactgcaaatcgcttctggtgtgagagaagtggcaactgcaaggactttgcacagggaatgcccggatgtgttaccatcctgtggaagtcttctctcatgtctggGGTTGACAGATGAAAGCTCACCCCATTCCAgagattcaaactaccaaccttcaggtcttcaggtcagcagttcagccggcacaaaggtttaacccattgcaccactacaATGGAACTGCTGCAAGGTCTTATTGCAACTCCTTAGTACATCACAGATTGATGTTGGGAGGGGACTGGACCTGTCATCCTCTAATTCCCCATTGTTAGCACCTCAAAACTCAATTCCTCAATACAGATGGCTGGATTTTAAGATGGGTTTGGGGGTCATGTACAATCATGGCAATGGTCAGTATGATGTAACTGACTAACAAAATGAGAACTGTCATGTTTCCATTCTATAAAATATAccaaaatatttaaatacatattGAAATAGATCCTCACTCTTAGCTAATCCACATCTCTTCAGAGATTTGAAACACGTAAAACCTACCAGAAGCAAAACAATTCACAACTGTGTAACTGAGCATCCCCAGTCATGAATTTTTATACTGAAATCTAAACCATATAAATGGCACTCTTGAAGCAGGAGAAAGTCTATAATTTAACTTTCTGGGATAATCAGATGATAGATACATAAACTGAAGCAATGAAAAGGGCAACATTAGGCAGCCCTTCTCCCAGCATATTCTAGAATTTTTCTTTGAATTTTTAGCAATCaaatctctttctcttccccacccctcatacatacatatatacatacagagagagaggaaaaaatatgCAGTACTGATCCTTGTTCCTTTACCTAACTAACCAGTTTCCTGAATTTGGAAGAAATCAGAAACTGCAGTTCTTGCAATCTGTAACAAGAATGTAAATACTCTGCCCCCTCTACACAGTTAGGAAAGAAATAACTAAATGAACACGTTCATTACATATTGTGCACACACAAGCTAAATTTTGTTTAATCTGAGATGAACCAGTGTTTTTGTCCTCATCTACTTAAGTTTAATGACTACAccttttggaggtgtctatggacaacgctggctctttggcttagaaatggagatgagccccaacccccagagtaggacacaactggaattaatgtcaagggaaaatctttacctataTACCGGTAATTGCTCAAAGAAACAAGCTATTTGCTAGATACTAAGGTAAACCAAGTAAATATGCCACCTCCACTTAGTAGGCCCCTTCTACCCAGATTCCTAGGATAAAAGTGGTTTCATAACTAAGAGAATTACATACCCATCATGTCTACTCTTTTTAGCTGATAAGTCATCTCCAGCTGCAGGTCGCCTCTTTTTCCTTGGAGGCATCACTTTGCTAAAGCAGTCTGAAGAACTGCAAGACCTGAGACTTCCTGTGGAATTAGGGAagtgggggaagagagaaagaacatAGATTAAACAGGTGCAAAAAAATGTAGTTCTGCTCAGCctcaaaagtatttaaaataaactAAAACTAAAAACACAAACTTTTTATAAGTTGAACAATAAACAATTATAACACAGCAGAAAGGCCAAAAAAGTACATCAGCAGGGAAGAATCCAAAGCACTATTCAGCCATCTCTAAAAACAGTAAATGATAAAAATAGACTGAAATTTAAAAGATCTGGGGAAATATAAGCATTGGTACCTGGTGCCTGAAACTGCAATCAATAGGGCTAGGTGTACAAACTTAGAGGGTATCGATTCTACAAAACGAAAATTCAAATTTCCTATCAATAAAATATTACAGAAGTTAGAAAATATGTTAAGTGTAGacggctcaggtccaggctatttggctgatggtatccccttgtacgaacctgcccaagctctgagatcttcaggaaaggtccttctctcggtcccaaaTCCATCTCAAGTTCGGAAGGAACGAGAAGGCTTTCTCAGTGGCTTCCCCTcgactctgaaactccctgccctgggaagccagaatggccccctccctgctggcttTCCGGTGGGCT includes these proteins:
- the DCUN1D4 gene encoding DCN1-like protein 4 isoform X1 encodes the protein MHSDAAAVNFQLNSHLSTLANIHKIYHTLNRLNLTEDAGQDDRQTGSLRSCSSSDCFSKVMPPRKKRRPAAGDDLSAKKSRHDGMYRKYDSARIKTEDDMFLSKRCLEWFYEYAGTDDIVGPEGMEKFCEDIGVEPENVVMLVLAWKLDAQNMGYFTLQEWLKGMTSLQCDTTEKLRNSLDYLRSLLNEPTNFKLIYRYAFDFAREKDQRSLDINTAKCMLGLLLGKTWPLFPVFHQFLEQSKYKVINKDQWCNVLEFSRTINLDLSNYDEDGAWPVLLDEFVEWYKEKQMT
- the DCUN1D4 gene encoding DCN1-like protein 4 isoform X2 — encoded protein: MPPRKKRRPAAGDDLSAKKSRHDGMYRKYDSARIKTEDDMFLSKRCLEWFYEYAGTDDIVGPEGMEKFCEDIGVEPENVVMLVLAWKLDAQNMGYFTLQEWLKGMTSLQCDTTEKLRNSLDYLRSLLNEPTNFKLIYRYAFDFAREKDQRSLDINTAKCMLGLLLGKTWPLFPVFHQFLEQSKYKVINKDQWCNVLEFSRTINLDLSNYDEDGAWPVLLDEFVEWYKEKQMT